The Drosophila innubila isolate TH190305 chromosome 2L unlocalized genomic scaffold, UK_Dinn_1.0 4_B_2L, whole genome shotgun sequence genome segment tgcaacattttgcaattcaattttacTGAGTACTTAAAATGACTGAGTCGAAAATACATTGTTGAGatgaaatgaaaactaaagTTAAACTTGACATAACAGGCGATTTACATACTTTTcatgaattttatataaataaacataaacacatTAGCATGAATACATTGTATTTATGATTATCTCACTTGACCCGACTTGACTCGAGATCTTTGGAATAGTACAAATCTCGATTATTCGGGTTCAGGCGACTCGAAATTATCGGCATTACTTTAAGTTCAGTTTTCGTttgtttgattaatttatgtcCAAAtacttacaaataaaaaaaaaagataaagcaACCAAATAACAGAAAGAAAGGTTCCgtatgcatttattaaaaaatatgtatcaaTTAGTGCTggaattcaaatcaatttttaattgattaaagcgtttttttttttattattttctgtgTAAATCGCATTGGTTTTAGTCTCATCAGTTTTAGAATACACAAAGTATAAGCTGGTTTCTCAGCTGGatctcattaaattttgtattttgttgtattccttttctattttatgagttttttttttttgctttttaaaaatgttattactaaaacttaactgaaatatttaattgatgtgacaaaattatatatatatataaattttttttttcaaattcccAGCTCTTAGAAAacgtattaaataaaacttgtccAATAGCGAATTTTTGGTATCGATCACGCGATCATCTCTAAGCGCAACTTTGATTCTTTAATTTCATTGGAATTTATTTAGAACACATTTCAGAGGCAACTTTTCtgttgcgttgttgttgttgttaggggcttaacagcagcagcaataccaacaacaaaaacaacagacaCGCTGCATTCCAATGCCAAAAAAGGCAAATCCCTCAACACacagcagtagcaacaaacacaacaacaacaacgaacagCGAATTCAGTCGAAATTTCATTGCAAGCTCCCCTTTCCACCCACttgcagctacaacaactacaacaacggcGCCAGTTTGCAGCTTCATTGGAACAGCGCACTATGGAGCATTTCTGAAAAGTAGGTGGCAAAAATCTATAACTATTTAACTACTTAGTTAAAATATCGGTCTGAAATTTGAAGTCTACAGCTAGTcaagaaagttttttatttttcaaaattttcaaagccatagacaagaataaaataagagtttaaattaaaatccataaaaaatacaaaccatacaatttaaataaatgtccaCAAAAACTTGtaaagagttttattttgtacaagcaaaattgtgtacattttgtcaaattaaataaataaatttataatacatttcataaaacacaaaaaaatatttttaggaaaaaatttgttttgtagtgattttttttttataaaaataagtcatttaacattaaaaaataagtattacaCCAAACCTTtgctcgattttttttttcaactttagtaattttattaaaaaaaatacctcaactttaaaaaatataaaacctttttcataaatttcttGAACCAATTCATGATCCAACCACATCAAAATTTATGTCAAACGGACCAAAgcgataaatttttttttgtcacgtACTTTTGACAAATGAGTCCACTGTGCAGCGTTTgcttggctgttgttgttgttgctactggcATGCGACTAGAGAAAAGTTCGGCtcgaaaaaattgaattgagcGAGATGCCGATGCCAATGACTGGAAATTGGAGTGAAAGTAGGGTAGGCAGATTAGACACTGACTCTCTGGACattgcacgcacacacacacacacacacacacacatagtccACATTCCAAATTCCAATTCAATGAATACTTTGTGCACTTCCTTCCAATTTGTCCTTATTAAGTTTTGCCAGAATTTTGTCagctcaaataaaatttaaaaaaaaaaatagcaaaaaaataaaaataacaattgaaaaataaaaattttgtggtTGTATTGCTTTtccttaatttaataaaagagtATTAAACTGAAACGAATATCGGTTTCAgtaagttcttattttatagGCCTGTTTCGAGTAGACTAGCAATTTCCGTCAGAGAAAAGTTTTCTATTGAATAGTTACcaaattcttcttcttttaacggcacctttttttatatgaagtttAGACGCTCTGGTAGTTCGTTCTGATCTACTCATAATAGGCCTTATATTTGTAACTGGgttttctttgatttaaaaaataataaaatctataataaaatttagtttgaaaGCTTAAAGACTTTCAATTTCGAAAGTAGGCTCCCGGATACCATACACATTTCTATATCATGTAAAATACATGGGTAAGCTCggttaaaaatcaagttttggtACAGAAGCTGTTTGTTTTTAGAGATAGCTAGGGTATCAAACAGTCGAGTACACTCGAAGCTTCCTTGCTGTGGATTGACCAATAAGATTGTTTGTTTACGAactaaattgtttgtttacgaACTAAAAGTAAAACTGATAATTTACTGTCTTATGATTTGCGAAGAATCGGAATGTCCAAAAAAACTAAAGTCAAGTCAAAAAGtcgtatatgtacatacatatataatatattcatgCTGGtgtgaatttatatatatgaaaagtaTATAGATCGCTTGTGATGTCAGGTTTTATTtaggtttaattttttgaaaataaaagtgaatttttGACTTAGTCTTATTAAGCACTTAGCAATATTAAGTTGCAAAATGTTGcgcaaaattatttgtttaatctgtgtattaaattcattaaattcgTTATCTCATGGAATCCcagaatttcaattcaatgtGCCCGATTTAGTTGTTACAATCGATATTCAACGACCCAATCAGGAATTTCAGAGAAATTTAACTGATGGACTAGATAAAGAATCTGAAATTCAATTGCTAAGGGCAGTGCTGAAGAATCTGTGGCACGAATTAGATGGAACTGTTAAAGTATTAGGTAGACGCAATTGTGCCGAGGCCAAGTCGAGTGGGATCTACGATATAGCCATTCCCAACTTTGTAATTCAAAACTTTCTAGTAGTATGCGATGCGGAAACTCAAGGAGGTGGATGGACAGTTATCCTGAGAAGGATGGATGGAAGCGAGAACTTTTACCGCAACTGGGCTGATTACAAAGAGGGATTCGGTGATTTGGATGGTGAATTCTTCATGGGTCTGGACAAGATTCATGCAATGACGGCGGACAGAAAACAGGAGCTACTTGTTCTTCTGGAGGACTTTGAGGGAGAAAAACGATTTGAGAAGTACGAGGAATTCGCAATCGGTGACGAGGACCAAGAATATGTATTACACACTCTGGCCAACGCCACTGGAACTGCAGGTGATTCACTCTCATATCATCGTGGCATGAAGTTTACAACATTTGATCGGGATAATGATCGGTTAAATGGGAACTGCGCCAAAGGCGGCAGTGGTGCCTGGTGGTACAATTATTGTCAAAGCAGGTATGAAGGAaagttctttgtttttaaaagcttCGTTAATTAAGTGGAGTTCTTACAGCCAATTGACTGGAAAATATAATGACACTGGAAATGACAAAGGCATCACTTGGGACTATTTTCGGGGTTTCAAATACTCTCTTAAGAACGCCGTTATGATGATTCGGCCCAAAAAGTAAATTCTAAgtctgttatttattaaaagcagTTTCACTAGGTTAATTTTAAGTATGGAAAGGGAGGAATCTCTCTATCTCcattataatatgtatatttctttaggattttaataaaaacaattgtacTTCTCTGTATAGCTCTCTTTTTGTCTCATTGTATATATCATTATCTCCCGCTCTTTATTTCATACATACTCATTCGAACTCAAAATTCGGATCGCGAgctttgaattaaataatctGCGAAGACTCGGAATTCGGAAGATGTCTAAAATCTCGGTTCAAGTGGGGTCAAATCAAAtaatcatatacatatgtatacaatgCCGAACATTGGTTCCTGTTTCGAAATTTACTGAGTGTTTAATCTAGGTTTTTATTGAATGTTCACTAGTCTTTGCTTTACCACAGTAAGTACGAAGTCttcgacagtcgagtatgctcgacgaGCTCGGCGGTGCccctattttattattgttttaccTTCCAATCTTTTGAATcccaatttataattttattattatttgttaacgTATTAATTACGGTTTTTTAATAGATGTTGGAAGACagtattttctaaatatagtACATAGACGATGCACgttcaaaagaaaatttttttttataagcttaaattgttattttccaattttagtcGGGGATTTTTCAAtgggaaatttttttaaattctaatcgAAGCAGTAACCTTTAACCGATATTAACCGACTGAACTTACGAACCGTTAATAAATCTCTAACAGAAACAAAACTTTCTATTAAACCCTAAACCAAAGAGCCGAAACTATTCAAACAGAAATAGCCGATAAGCAACCAATTGAATCcagcattaaattcaattattttgttaaggCGTAATCATCAGTATTCAAagtaattttacttttttgttttaatattgatattattcAGGGAATCGCACCGTaaccggtatcggaaccgttaaccaaATATaaccgttttatttttagtaccaGAACTAAAATCGTAACCGAAATTAATTCTCTTAAAAGATCTGAAACGCTCGTACTAGTACgtttgtggtaaagttgcaaggtcaaagagttgaccaacttccaactgacgtaatttgaacaaaactgacccgattttcaagcggaaagtcattttgaccatgttttggcctcttaattcattctgtattcaaatttttatcatctagaaaatttgatttttttcgacCCGAAGCCTTCTATCATCGAACTTTCCATACCcctttacattaaaaaaaactttgacttCTCATAGcttcatcaaaaaaaaaacggattttcaagcggaatattaATACCcctttcaaaattgatttgtagtACCGTTACGTTTtggtactgataccgaaaccgaaagaagaaaactgaaatagaaccttttaccgaaatagttgtttcggaacgTATCAGAACCTATATTGGCTTCGGTTTGATAActtgatattattaaataaatgtgtttcgtttttaatatttttacagaTATAACCGAAACTCTAACAGAAACCGATACTCTTTTTGATCTTAaacttgcaaattaaaaaaaaaaacttttattctaGAGTAATTTTCTTATGCTAAAAAATGACTGAATACTTATGAATTAACAAAAGTAGTCAGTTTTCTTTGCTGGCCCAGCAACATCCGCATCCAGATTGGAATTTCGAATAGAATTCCAGACGACAGACCGACTGAAAGGGCAGCTGGAGTAACGATCTCTGGAAATGGCCAAGAGCTGTGCTGGCCCTGTCAAATTGCGCGCCAATTCGGCCAAGATTcacaaacaaaaaccacaaagcaaccaaaaatataagaaaaataacgaaaaaaaaaaaccaacagcGACATCGAAAAATCGCTTTCAAGgaattgcataaaatatttttgttttgaagacTCGGCCTCGACAGGCACAGGCTTCCAGCttccacacacatacacaagcaTTCTGttgaccaacaacaacaacaaccggtCTTAGAACTtcagaacagcaacaacagcaatgcgCATAGCAAATACACTTGAAGAAATCGAAGAGCGCGCGCCAGCTTACCATCGCACAGTGGTTCGTTTCGTCATTTACTAACTTTATCGAAAAGTATTCTAAATACTATTTGGAAAATTTCTTTgtggaagaaaaaaaaatcaaattctttcaaaaataattttgttttgcttttattttattgtgtaatttttcatataaattaatacaaaatttttaaccaAGATTCgttacaaaataaacatttctgattggaaattttttaaattttaagtctaaaaaaaattaaaaaaaaaaaactttaatataaatttctctGATAATTTACATAATGTAATTCAAGtaatgttaacaaaaatttctagaaaaaattttaatagtaaaaaaaatttcaaataaaattatactgataaggaaataaataattacttacATATAGCAATTAACTTAAAGCTTGCAATTTTAGGCACTTTCAAACTCTAGTGAAAAATTTCAACAGAAATTGCAATTGACTCTTTAAGCAGTTGAGATAAAATCGTATCAAATTGTTAAAGTAATTTACTACCTAAATCCTGAACTACATATGTaactttacttaaatattttttttgatgaaaAAACAACAGTATTTGAAAAagtgtatatttttgtattgagCTGCTGATTAAAAACTGCTCTCAAAAGCAtattttgtagaattttttCTTAACTGATTAATAACATACTTACACGTGTCAAAGCATATGTTAACTTTATTAGCTTAAAgttgataaaatattatgttaactaaatatttcaaattccCTATAAAAATACCAGAGATtagttaactaaaaaaaaaaaatcaaattatggccgtctttaaaaaaatttaaataaatagaagctAAATTTCCAAAAAGTACCACTGTGCATCGTTACCATGTTCTTCCCACCCCATCCCTTTGCCGCGGCCAACAAGTTATGGCCATGGCGACCCCCGACCCGTCAAGAACATGGCTCCAGCTTTGTGTCTGGGTGCCTCTActtctttgtgtgtgtgtgtgtgtgtgccgcaTATTTGAGAAAACTTACAAAAAATCTGGGAGgaggacaaaaaaaaaacggcaacaaaataatttcgaGTGTGCGTGCCAGCgagtgagagcgagacagAGGGGCTGGAATACAGCGGGAGTGCGAGTGCAAGTGGTGGGACGTGAAGAGAGGGAGCGGGAGCACAAGAGCAAAAAGAATCCAGCAAATCAAGCTCACATTATGCTGAGGAATGCGCCCAAGTGACGATATCGTAGCAGCAGAGAACGGCTGCGACGCAGTCAGCTCTTACAAATGGCCAGCGGGCAGCGAAGCTACATCtcctcgctctctctctctctctccaccGTGGAGTAAAGTAACCATGGCTTGCCCGCtctatgtatgcatgtgtgtttgtgtgaatgtgtgttgGTATTTCTTTTGCACGTTCATCGCTGCTACAGTCGcagtctccgtctccgtctgcGTCTCCATCAGCGTCTGCGTCTCAGCCTCTGATTCTGCCTGGTGTCTCTGCCGCGGCCTTGCGTCGCGCTTTTCTCCTTTGCTTTGCGCACGTTGCGCTGCTTTGTAAAGAGAGCTTATCAGCTACAACGAACAATATGTGCGAAGATCAAAAACTGgaaaattacacaaatattACCTTAACGTTTTATGATCATTAAAtgagttaaaaaatatcaaaccttaataaaaaatgatccAGATGGAAATATCTCAGATATACTTTAAGAATGGAATTACCCCACAGGATAATCAATTGGCTATAacattgaattaatttcagCTCTAAACTTtagtctaatttaaaaaattattaaatattttttacgttaaatggtatttttataatctatgaaaaataaatctggtgttttcttattttattttaaataacaaaacttgAAAGCACATgccacaatatttaaaaataacatacaaaaaatatataaaaaaattgtaataatttattaaattttttttattaaaatgtcattaaattattatgattcaaaaatttttatactacaaaatatatattgaatatatgtaccacaatatttaaaatgagcaaatcaaaaaaattaaaatagatttcattgaattttttgtaattttcgacATTTTATGTGCGATTATCCCTTTTCAAAGGGTATCTGAAGATCGTTGTAAATCGTACACTTGGAAATGTTCTTATTCGTTGGTTTCGTGCTGGGCTccaaataattgttgttgttgttgctattgttgtttttcttgttgctgttgttgttgttgctgctgctgccaagaTAAAACATTGGAATTTCACTTACACACTGACATTTCAGTTAGCTACTGGGATTCTCCtttgaagtttttatttattttgttcagtATTTACCTTTCCCgtaatgttattgttgtagttgctgttgtttttggtgtttattttctttggtttGCG includes the following:
- the LOC117781071 gene encoding ficolin-1-like — translated: MDGSENFYRNWADYKEGFGDLDGEFFMGLDKIHAMTADRKQELLVLLEDFEGEKRFEKYEEFAIGDEDQEYVLHTLANATGTAGDSLSYHRGMKFTTFDRDNDRLNGNCAKGGSGAWWYNYCQSSQLTGKYNDTGNDKGITWDYFRGFKYSLKNAVMMIRPKK